CGAACGCCGATAAAAGCAAATTTCAAAGCAGTCGGATAAGACCCTGTCGAGGGGGAAAGCGCTGCGGGCTGATCATTAAGTGCGGCGGAGGGAGTGTCAGGGGCAGAAGGAGATGCGAGGTCATTGAAAAAGATATCAAATCCCCTTTGGGTACGTCTGGCTCTGAACAGTCTGACCCTGGGCGGGAAGAGAAATTTCTTCCAGGAGTGAGGGCCGACGACGTAGCCGAAGAGGGCCTGATCGTTGCGCCTCTTGAGGCGATAGGTTCCACCGTCCTGTTCGTCAGTCCAGCCAATGGGAAGGTCGTCAACTGACGTTATTTCATGATAACCGATGGCGCCATCGCGAAGCGTCGGCCCTACGATGCGATAGCCTTTTCGGGTGAGTGCCTCAAGAAGGGACCCGAAGTGCGAGCGGTCGAATACGATTCTTTCAGGAGTCTGTGCTTGAGCCATAGGATCATAATTGTATCCCATTAGGGAAGAGTTTAAAGCCGCGTGAAACCGCGGGCCGCGGGGTGGAACCCTCTTTGCCGGGATGGAGACCTCGCCGGCGAATCCATTTACGTCCGATAACTGATGCAGAGTAGTCCGCACTGACCGCCTGGTCTTCCTTCCTCTCGTCAACGACACAGCAACTTCCCTGAGCAAGCCGCGCACCCACACAGAAGCCAAGTTAGTTCGTCCGCACGCAGGACCATTAAAAGCCGTACAAAACGGTAGGGTAGGCGAGGGCAAAGTTGTTCGGGTGCAGGCCCCTCTCAGCGTGATAGGAGGCAGGGAAGTTTGCCCGCTGTGGGTTGTCTACGGCTTGATTCCCATCGGCACTTTCACTGCTCGGGATATCGTCAATGGGAGTCCCACGGGCTAACCGTTAGCTTCAGAGTTCCTGTGGAGCGTTGCTTACGGTAGCAACGTCCGACAGGTGCAAAGAGCTTTCCTAGAGGCTACCAAAGAGAATCCCGCTGGATGATCCTCGGTCCGACATGGGGCACTCGCGTTTGGGAATAGTGATCTACTTTGCGTTACGCGAAGAGGACGACGCGCGCCCAGCGAAAGAACTTTTGTTCAGTGGGCTGACCCATGCCATCTGCAAGAGAGCAATATGGGATTGAGATTTAGTTCCCGTGAGGGACCCTCGGATTCGAAGCGGTCCCATTGCCAGCTTCAAGGGAGGCATCGGGCAGGCGGTCAACATCCAGAGTCAGAGGAGTCTTTTAAAGGCCCGTAATCCGGCGCAGTTTCTCCGTTGATCAGTCGTCCGGAGTGCTAGAACTAATTTGCCCAGGGCTTGAGCATCCCACGCCGCAGAAATTCCGCTTTTGCCCGCAGGGTGATATCGGTTTGATAGGCCGCTTCGTGCCGGTGATCGTACACGTAGGCTTTCACCCGAAGAATCAAATACGGGCTATCGGCAAAGCCATCCAGAAGGCGAACCGCTACCGGTTTGGTCAACAACGTGTAGGGAGAACTGTAGGCCGCTTCGTAACCGATCTCCATAGCTTGAACCGGATCGGTATCAATCGGCAGGTAGAGATCTGTCACCACCTGGCAGTCGGGCACGCCCGAATTGGCGTTCCAGGCCTTGTCGCTCAAGATCTCGCTATTGGGAATGGTCACGCGAGTATCATCCGGCGTGACGAGCTTCGTGCTACGCAGGCCAATGTGAACGATCTCTCCGTAGGCGTCTCCGATTTTGACACGGTCGCCAAGTTGATAGGGGCGATCTGCCAGAATGACCAGTCCGCCAATGATGTTCTTGACGAAATCTTGCGCACCGAGGCCCAGCGCGATACCGACCGATGCGAGCACGGCGAACAGCGCATCTCGTGAGGGCGAGAAAATAGCCAGAATGATCAGACTGCTCCCCAGCCAGACGCCGAAGCGAACGAGCGGTGCCAGCATCATGAAGAAGAACCGCGCCCGAGGGGCTCGTCGAGCAAAAGCTTCCAGGATTGTTGTGCTCAACCGAACCACTACATAGGCGGCTACCAAGATCAGAATGGCGTAGAGAATGGTGGTGAGCGAAATCTTTGTCAGGACTTTCACCGGTGTCTCGGGTATCGCCTGAAAAGCGAAAAGCATAGGCATGACGATCCTCCATCACAGTAAATTGCGGCGATAGAGCGCCTCTCGCACCACCCGCATGGCTTCCGGACGCACGCGAAGGCCATGCCGACCCGGATCAGGCTCGATAATCTCTCGGGCTAAAAGTTCATCCAGTTGAGATCGGCTGGCAGAAAGGGTCCTTTGAAAAATCGTGGCATGCTCTTCAGCCGTGAGGCTTCCGTGCTGCAGGATCGCCACCAGCGTGAAGAGATCCTCCAGATCGAGGTCATCAATCACCGGAGACAGGTTGGGTGTGACAAGCGGCTTGAGCGAGAGCACACCCGCTTCGATGGTTTCGATCTGGCCCAGCCAGATATCAAAGGCCGTGCGATAAATGCCGGCCGACTCTCTGGCCAGCGCGTCAAAAAAGACGGTCTCCGGATCGGTCTCGCCTTGAATCAAATTCCGCAGCCGATGAGGCAGGGAAGAGGACCGGGGCGGTGGGGCAAAATACAAGCGCAATCCCGACAGGTTATGCCGCCGCAAAATGGCCTGGCGAAGTTCATCCCGCGTGGCTGTCCCCACGTTGATGCGATGGGAAAAACTCGATCCCAAACGAATCGCGGCGTCGAGAAATCGAAACGCTGTCTCATTGATAGATAAGACCCAAAGCACGGTTGAGCTGGTGGCAGCAATCACTCGTTGCAGCGCCCGAATCGCGCCGTAATGTCCAACCTGCCGCAAGAAGGTACGCTCCAGCTCCTCCAGGATGATGACCCTTCGTCGTGCGGCGAGGGATTTCTCCACTTCCGTCGCGTCATCAGCTCCGACCAGTCGGGCCAGGAAATCACGCAATTGAGCCTCCGTTACGAGCCGGTCGCTGAATTCTCCTCGAATGACCTCCAGACCCTCCAGGGGTCGCTTCAATGCACAGTTGATCAAGCTGGTTTTTCCGCTGCCTCGCTGTCCGACAATGATGAGGGCCACAGGACGACCGGCTTCCCAGAGCGAACGGGCGTCGGTAATGGCCGCCAGCTCATGCTCGCGTCCCACCAGGAACCGAGGGTCTTCAAGCGGCTCAAAGCGGAACAACCGGCGATAGAGCGCAGGCAATTCTTTGACGCTCAGATCAGCGACAAATTCTTCGGGAAGAAAAGGGCGAGTAATCACTTCGACTTTGCCCGCCGAGGATGCCGGTCTCCACCCGATGTAACTCAAAAATTCAAGGGTTAGCCGCTCCAGATCACTCACCAAGCGACGGACAATGTAGCCGGTGATCGTCACCACACTCTGGCCGACCAGGGTAAGTGCTCGGCGAAATCCCTGTTGGGAAAGATAAGCAAGCGTACCGAGTCGGTGTCGGGTCAATATCAGCCAACCTTCGGCAAAAACCTCGGCGAGGGCTCGCGCCATCTGCGGCTCCACCGCGGGACGCCAGTCCACCACTTCGCGCCGATGAAATTCAAGCAGGGAGAGAGCGTTTTGCTGCGCCTCTCGGACCAGTTGTTCGTCGCTCTGCTCTTCCAGACCATAGGCGACGACTTCGCGGGCTCGCTCAATCTGCTGTACGAGGACACGATGCTGGGATTCGACTTCCTCAAGCAAACGGGTAACCTCAGGACGGCCTCTGCGCTCGAAAGCTCGGCGAAATGTATCTCGAGGATAAAGTCTCTTCCACCGAGTTCGGCGACGCGGCAGTGCGGAAAACCTGATCGGTGTCTCGCAGACGG
This genomic interval from Blastocatellia bacterium contains the following:
- a CDS encoding mechanosensitive ion channel family protein, with product MPMLFAFQAIPETPVKVLTKISLTTILYAILILVAAYVVVRLSTTILEAFARRAPRARFFFMMLAPLVRFGVWLGSSLIILAIFSPSRDALFAVLASVGIALGLGAQDFVKNIIGGLVILADRPYQLGDRVKIGDAYGEIVHIGLRSTKLVTPDDTRVTIPNSEILSDKAWNANSGVPDCQVVTDLYLPIDTDPVQAMEIGYEAAYSSPYTLLTKPVAVRLLDGFADSPYLILRVKAYVYDHRHEAAYQTDITLRAKAEFLRRGMLKPWAN
- a CDS encoding ATP-binding protein, whose amino-acid sequence is MSLGTLKAIRQESGRVYLLALISQCENTRPHQRALKAIEQYDREIEELVKGLPEVILVSGAGAVSALSDWIPPGWRRLLIRLRRPLRPVTLRTVAFNVFRKRARTRAKIEGRYLLAMALALRQLRHPWRIVRDALDAAVLGRPRSRSEVEAEWLKMRSTIEQHIHQAERELCRWTEESKRTLPVLAQEILSDLVWQRRKSTSTDDYRIKCVAHWASQMRAVNNELRLESALEECERHILDRIQRALESLILERSGLLAELDDVIAWLRRQMEQDGQEDFPPPKADLVPASGRLSELETALKAELESLPSVCETPIRFSALPRRRTRWKRLYPRDTFRRAFERRGRPEVTRLLEEVESQHRVLVQQIERAREVVAYGLEEQSDEQLVREAQQNALSLLEFHRREVVDWRPAVEPQMARALAEVFAEGWLILTRHRLGTLAYLSQQGFRRALTLVGQSVVTITGYIVRRLVSDLERLTLEFLSYIGWRPASSAGKVEVITRPFLPEEFVADLSVKELPALYRRLFRFEPLEDPRFLVGREHELAAITDARSLWEAGRPVALIIVGQRGSGKTSLINCALKRPLEGLEVIRGEFSDRLVTEAQLRDFLARLVGADDATEVEKSLAARRRVIILEELERTFLRQVGHYGAIRALQRVIAATSSTVLWVLSINETAFRFLDAAIRLGSSFSHRINVGTATRDELRQAILRRHNLSGLRLYFAPPPRSSSLPHRLRNLIQGETDPETVFFDALARESAGIYRTAFDIWLGQIETIEAGVLSLKPLVTPNLSPVIDDLDLEDLFTLVAILQHGSLTAEEHATIFQRTLSASRSQLDELLAREIIEPDPGRHGLRVRPEAMRVVREALYRRNLL